A genomic window from Elaeis guineensis isolate ETL-2024a chromosome 3, EG11, whole genome shotgun sequence includes:
- the LOC105041270 gene encoding receptor protein kinase-like protein ZAR1 — protein MRRRRLKCLLVWWEAAHPPLLLHLHPFSYQTFFPLPSGLSAQQSTYIFPVGALNEEGVALLSFKASISEDPEGSLANWNSSSLDPCSWNGITCKEGAVVSVALPKNKLLGSLPSSLGSLPSLRHINLRSNRLQGRLPPGLFAARGLQSLVLSGNSLSGPLPPEIGKLFYLQNLDLSDNSLNGSIPVALFQCKGLKSLDISHNNFTNSLPIGLGSNLAGLEKLNLSYNRLNGSIPSDIGNLSSLQGTVDLSHNVFSGAIPTSLGSLPEKVYIDLTYNNLSGPIPQNGALVNRGPTAFIGNPGLCGTPLKNPCSSGTPGSSPSTLPSLPKNYPPPASEANNSQKSNHRGLSKSAVIAIVVSDVVAIGLMAVVFFYCYQMAVSSNGEEEGGKSNTGSKGGKKCVCFRKDESEQQSDNVEQIDLIPLDHRVQFDLDELLKASAFVLGKSGIGIVYKVVLEEGLTLAVRRLGEGGSQRFKEFQTEVEAIAKVRHPNIVALRAYYWSIEEKLLIYDYIPNGTLSAAIHGTGGNVNFSPLSWDARLKIMKGIAKGLAFLHEFSPKKYVHGDLKPNNILLDMKMEAYISDFGLGHLANIAGESPMMQSTEKPQNQISDVAVSPIMSGALSYQAPEAFTTLKPSQKWDVYSYGVILLELISGRSPVVLMDNSEMDLVRWVQFCIDERKPLLDVLDPFLAKEPEKEDQIIAVLKIALACVQFNPEKRPAVRHVSDTLERLSTRS, from the exons ATGAGACGCAGACGCCTTAAGTGCTTACTGGTATGGTGGGAGGCCGCCCACCCTCCCTTGCTCTTACATCTTCACCCTTTTTCTTATCAAACCTTCTTTCCTCTTCCCTCAGGGCTCTCAGCACAGCAGAG TACCTATATTTTCCCTGTGGGTGCCTTAAATGAAGAGGGTGTTGCCCTTCTCTCATTCAAGGCATCCATAAGCGAGGACCCAGAAGGATCCCTGGCCAACTGGAACTCTTCTAGTCTGGACCCCTGCTCTTGGAATGGGATAACTTGTAAGGAAGGAGCGGTGGTCTCCGTAGCTCTCCCAAAGAACAAACTTTTGGGTTCCCTTCCCTCTTCTCTTGGCTCCCTCCCTtccctcaggcacatcaacctCAGGAGCAACAGGCTCCAGGGGAGGCTGCCCCCCGGTCTCTTTGCTGCCCGAGGGCTCCAAAGCTTGGTGCTTTCTGGGAATTCCTTGTCTGGGCCTCTCCCTCCCGAGATTGGCAAGCTTTTTTACCTCCAAAACTTGGACCTTTCCGACAACTCGCTCAACGGTTCCATACCAGTTGCTCTCTTCCAGTGCAAGGGGCTGAAGAGCCTTGATATAAGCCACAATAACTTCACAAATTCTCTCCCAATCGGTCTTGGAAGCAACTTGGCTGGGTTGGAAAAGCTTAATCTTTCGTATAATAGATTGAATGGTTCAATTCCTAGTGATATTGGCAACCTCTCAAGCCTTCAGGGCACAGTAGACCTTTCGCACAATGTCTTCTCTGGTGCTATTCCGACGAGCCTCGGGAGTTTGCCGGAGAAGGTCTATATTGATCTCACATACAACAATCTCAGTGGTCCAATACCTCAGAATGGGGCCTTGGTGAACAGAGGACCGACAGCATTTATTGGAAACCCCGGCCTGTGTGGCACACCATTGAAGAATCCTTGTTCTTCCGGCACACCTGGGAGCTCTCCCTCAACCTTACCATCTTTGCCAAAAAATTACCCACCTCCAGCATCAGAAGCGAACAATAGCCAGAAAAGCAACCACAGAGGCTTGAGTAAAAGTGCTGTGATTGCGATTGTCGTGAGTGATGTTGTTGCAATTGGTCTTATGGCGGTGGTGTTCTTTTACTGCTACCAGATGGCAGTTTCTTCTAATGGTGAGGAAGAAGGTGGGAAGTCCAATACGGGTTCGAAGGGAGGCAAGAAATGTGTGTGTTTTAGGAAAGATGAATCAGAGCAGCAGTCAGATAATGTTGAGCAAATTGATCTCATACCATTAGATCATCGGGTGCAGTTTGACCTGGATGAGCTTCTAAAGGCTTCTGCTTTTGTTTTGGGAAAGAGCGGGATTGGCATCGTGTACAAGGTTGTGCTGGAGGAGGGACTTACCTTGGCCGTGAGAAGGTTGGGTGAAGGAGGATCTCAACGGTTCAAAGAATTCCAAACAGAGGTAGAAGCTATAGCGAAGGTCAGGCATCCCAATATTGTTGCTCTAAGAGCATACTATTGGTCGATCGAAGAGAAACTTCTTATATATGATTACATACCGAATGGCACCCTATCTGCTGCAATTCATG GAACGGGTGGAAATGTTAATTTTTCACCATTGTCATGGGATGCCAGGCTTAAAATCATGAAGGGGATAGCCAAGGGCTTAGCCTTTTTGCATGAATTCAGCCCAAAGAAGTATGTCCATGGAGATCTCAAACCCAATAATATACTCCTAGATATGAAAATGGAAGCATACATATCTGATTTTGGACTCGGGCACCTTGCAAACATAGCAGGAGAATCCCCCATGATGCAGTCAACAGAAAAGCCACAGAATCAAATCTCTGATGTTGCAGTTAGTCCCATCATGAGTGGTGCACTAAGCTATCAAGCTCCTGAAGCCTTTACTACTCTAAAACCATCACAAAAATGGGATGTTTACTCATATGGAGTGATTTTGCTGGAATTGATATCTGGGAGGTCTCCTGTGGTTTTAATGGATAATTCAGAAATGGATTTGGTTCGATGGGTCCAGTTCTGTATTGATGAGAGGAAACCCCTTCTCGATGTATTAGACCCCTTCTTAGCCAAGGAACCAGAGAAAGAAGATCAGATTATTGCAGTGCTTAAGATAGCTCTGGCTTGTGTTCAATTCAACCCTGAAAAGAGACCAGCAGTGAGGCATGTCAGTGATACTCTGGAAAGGTTATCTACCAGAAGCTGA
- the LOC105041272 gene encoding uncharacterized protein, translated as MAPLQLPEAPPMAATAASPPLPFSKLPKYASLPPPKRSRRTVAAVSRGGDAPDLRVVFAGGGSGGHIYPALAIADGIRAACPGTRIVFLGTGTGMERDLVPAAGYEFLPVPKSRLVRPFLSPQNLLLPLALLRSIFASWNLLRSLRPHLVVGTGAYVSAPVCFAAVLAGLKLVIQEQNCYPGITNRILGPYAEKIFIAFNSCLKYFPTEKCIVAGNPIRLSIGHGVSKAKARSRFFPESGEGRAQAVLVLGGSTGANALNVVFLETYHKMLVDHEDRYIIWQTGAEWYNETKSLVKSHSRLLLAPFLDAMDLAYAAADVVVSRAGAMTCTEILTTGKPSVLIPSPTAADDHQTKNAYIMADLAGSKVLTEEELDSNLLEDTINEVLGDESLMAEMSEKARRAARPNASSYIAKCILSLVEQSSADLE; from the exons ATGGCTCCCCTCCAACTCCCCGAAGCCCCTCCGATGGCCGCCACCGCCgcttcccctcccctccccttttcCAAATTGCCAAAATACGCCTCCCTTCCTCCACCAAAGAGATCCCGTCGAACCGTCGCGGCGGTGTCCCGCGGCGGCGACGCCCCTGACCTCCGGGTGGTCTTCGCCGGCGGGGGCTCGGGGGGCCACATATATCCCGCCCTCGCAATCGCCGATGGGATCCGAGCCGCCTGCCCGGGAACCCGCATTGTCTTCCTCGGTACCGGCACTGGCATGGAGCGCGACCTCGTCCCCGCCGCCGGCTACGAGTTCCTCCCGGTCCCCAAGTCCCGCCTGGTCCGTCCCTTCCTCTCCCCACAGAACCTCCTCCTACCCCTCGCCCTCCTCCGCTCCATCTTTGCCAGCTGGAATCTCCTCCGCTCCCTCCGCCCCCACCTCGTCGTCGGAACCGGTGCCTACGTCTCCGCCCCGGTGTGCTTCGCCGCCGTTCTCGCGGGGCTAAAGCTCGTCATCCAGGAGCAGAATTGCTACCCCGGGATCACCAATAGGATCCTCGGGCCGTACGCCGAGAAGATCTTTATCGCTTTCAATTCTTGCCTCAAATACTTCCCTACGGAGAAGTGTATTGTTGCTGGGAATCCAATTAGGCTTTCGATCGGCCATGGGGTGTCCAAGGCTAAGGCAAGATCACGTTTTTTTCCAGAGTCGGGGGAGGGTAGAGCCCAGGCGGTGCTCGTTCTTGGGGGATCGACGGGGGCCAATGCCCTAAATGTCGTGTTCTTGGAGACGTATCACAAGATGCTGGTGGATCATGAGGACAGGTATATTATTTGGCAGACGGGGGCCGAGTGGTACAACGAGACCAAGAGCCTCGTCAAGAGTCACAGTAGATTGCTGCTAGCACC GTTTTTGGATGCAATGGATTTGGCTTATGCAGCTGCTGATGTTGTTGTTTCTCGAGCTGGAGCAATGACCTGCACTGAGATCTTGACAACTGGGAAACCCTCTGTTTTG ATACCATCACCAACTGCTGCAGATGATCATCAAACAAAGAATGCTTATATTATGGCAGATCTAGCAGGATCAAAGGTCCTAACAGAAGAAGAGCTTGATTCCAATTTGCTTGAAGACACAATTAATGAAGTCTTAG GGGATGAGAGCTTGATGGCAGAGATGTCTGAGAAGGCAAGGAGAGCTGCAAGGCCCAATGCTTCTTCATATATTGCCAAATGTATTCTTTCCCTTGTTGAGCAATCCTCTGCAGATCTTGAATAA
- the LOC105049066 gene encoding LOW QUALITY PROTEIN: uncharacterized protein (The sequence of the model RefSeq protein was modified relative to this genomic sequence to represent the inferred CDS: inserted 5 bases in 4 codons; substituted 1 base at 1 genomic stop codon) codes for MSHLLLRRAHLXSSHLCPSYPLSSSSFPSPLPFLSSFLRHTSSSDAKLPPPPSISDACGSPTATLADARNAXPLVEAVSNEELKQLIEKYYEVDDEELLLQIMEAILKRQLSGKGEETYDELMEELRMKLLTDVKDRVFESDFEEMHDTDEEIQDLYNARQCVEKKLMSDEYFNMDDHEWDEMIRQATEKGYLKNTKKCEEILEDMLSREKLLPDEIKQKVEAKFNELGDMCERGELEPEQAYELFKEFEDRIILECAKIMEAEQPPEEDEVXNVELDDPPGEGPILHWKSRVVFAPGGDAWHPXNRKVKLSVTVKDXHALCRLRELVGQSYYSGGDELTITIERCVYNFMLDAFVLVSCC; via the exons ATGAGCCACCTTCTTCTCCGCCGCGCCCATC TGTCTAGCCACCTCTGCCCTTCTTatcccctctcctcctcctcctttccctcccctctccCCTTCCTTTCCTCCTTTCTCCGCCATACCTCCTCCTCCGATGCCAAACTTCCTCCCCCTCCCTCCATCTCCGACGCCTGTGGATCCCCCACCGCCACCCTGGCGGACGCCAGGAATGCCTGACCCCTCGTCGAGGCCGTCAGCAATGAAG AGCTGAAGCAGCTGATCGAGAAGTACTACGAGGTGGACGACGAGGAGTTGCTGCTGCAGATCATGGAGGCGATCCTGAAGCGGCAGCTGTCGGGGAAGGGCGAGGAGACCTACGACGAGCTGATGGAGGAGCTGCGGATGAAGCTGCTCACGGATGTGAAGGACCGGGTGTTCGAGTCGGACTTCGAGGAGATGCATGACACCGATGAGGAGATCCAGGACCTCTATAATGCGAGACAGTGTGTGGAGAAGAAGCTGATGAGTGATGAGTACTTCAACATGGATGACCACGAGTGGGACGAGATGATCCGTCAGGCCACTGAGAAGGGCTACCTCAAAAATACAAAGAAGTGCGAGGAAATCCTTGAGGATATGCTCAGCCGGGAGAAGCTCCTACCAG ATGAGATAAAGCAAAAGGTGGAAGCCAAGTTCAATGAGTTGGGAGACATGTGTGAAAGGGGAGAGCTAGAACCTGAACAAGCTTATGAATTGTTCAAGGAGTTTGAGGATAGGATAATTTTAGAATGTGCAAAGATAATGGAAGCAGAGCAACCTCCTGAAGAAGATGAAGT GAACGTAGAATTAGATGATCCACCTGGTGAGGGACCCATTCTCCATTGGAAATCACGTGTTGTATTTGCTCCTGGTGGTGATGCATGGCATC AAAATAGAAAAGTAAAACTTTCAGTGACCGTGAAAG GACATGCTTTGTGTCGACTGAGGGAATTAGTTGGACAGAGTTACTATTCTGGTGGAGATGAGCTCACAATCACCATTGAGAGGTGTGTGTATAACTTCATGCTTGATGCATTTGTGCTAGTGTCATGCTGCTAG